A genomic region of Armatimonadota bacterium contains the following coding sequences:
- a CDS encoding TIGR03960 family B12-binding radical SAM protein — protein sequence MTLSFTASSLRGRINEVLPRVAKPARYTGGELNSVVKPPEEVSVRIALAFPDVYEVGMSNLGLRILYHILNSDVRTAAERVFAPALDMEDQMRSAGIPLFSLESSLPIKDFDIVGFSLAYEMSYTTVLNMLDLAGIPQLASERTNDDPIIIAGGHCATNPEPMVDFIDAFVIGDGEEVILEIVEAYRKCKGDRKRILSAFSDIEGIYVPDIHSDTRINARRVTDLENAPFPDTLIVPFTEAVHDRIALEIMRGCSRGCRFCQAGMITRPVRERSLPTLCEQAKTLLDNTGYEEIALTSLSSADYSRINDLVRTLIDQHEADKVGISLPSLRADAECVHLAAEIQRVRKSGLTFAPEAGTQRLRNVINKNVTEDDLLSAVEAAVEHGWRRIKLYFMVGLPTETDEDLEGIGKLVTSVIDIGRRHRAPLVLNVTLSPFVPKPHTPFQWRAMATLEELERKISVVRPFLRGKNISLSWHDPKCSRVEAALARGDRRLGRVIRNVWEHGGKLEQDNYDHERWQSAFESAGLDITDFANREIPKDAGLAWDHINVGVSKEFLAREDERATTGDTTPDCRITCSACGIREKMAGLKCPPHTPEAAPNPQPNNQSKISNTKFERVMLTFSKGEAVQWLGHLDLLRVFERAVRMSGIDIAYSLGFNPRAKMSIASALPLGATAGAELITLNIHPPIDLKDIISRLQKALPEGIKLLESEVLAENKKGPAITGSELIVEVSLPDDQPAEKLQTAIEQLLSKNEIIREREKRGAIDIRPGIASIELCDPHGSHIRIRLRHLQFTVKPAEIVDELGKDVPGIRIMSIHRSALLTDEF from the coding sequence ATGACATTATCATTTACGGCGTCCAGCTTGAGGGGACGGATTAACGAAGTCCTGCCCCGAGTGGCGAAACCCGCGAGATATACAGGCGGCGAACTCAACTCGGTTGTGAAGCCGCCAGAAGAGGTGAGCGTACGGATTGCGCTCGCTTTCCCGGATGTTTATGAAGTCGGCATGTCGAACCTCGGGTTGAGGATTCTCTATCATATCCTCAATTCCGATGTGCGCACTGCTGCCGAGCGCGTTTTCGCGCCTGCACTCGATATGGAAGATCAGATGCGGAGCGCGGGCATTCCTCTCTTCTCGCTGGAGTCATCGCTGCCGATAAAGGACTTCGATATAGTAGGCTTTTCTTTGGCCTACGAGATGAGCTACACCACTGTCCTCAATATGCTCGATCTTGCCGGAATTCCTCAGCTTGCGTCGGAACGCACGAACGATGATCCGATAATAATCGCCGGAGGCCACTGCGCCACTAATCCCGAGCCTATGGTCGATTTCATTGATGCATTCGTGATCGGCGATGGCGAGGAAGTTATTCTTGAGATAGTCGAAGCCTATCGTAAGTGCAAGGGCGATAGGAAGCGTATTTTGAGTGCATTTTCCGACATTGAGGGTATCTACGTCCCGGATATCCATTCCGACACCCGAATAAATGCTCGACGTGTCACAGATTTAGAGAACGCGCCGTTTCCGGATACGCTGATAGTGCCGTTTACCGAGGCGGTCCATGACCGGATCGCCCTTGAGATAATGAGAGGCTGCAGCAGAGGCTGCAGGTTCTGCCAGGCGGGGATGATAACCCGGCCCGTGCGCGAACGCTCTCTGCCGACGCTATGCGAGCAGGCGAAAACGCTCCTTGACAATACTGGTTATGAAGAGATTGCCCTTACGTCGCTGTCCAGCGCCGACTATTCGCGCATAAACGACTTGGTGCGCACTCTGATTGATCAACATGAGGCTGACAAGGTAGGCATATCGCTGCCGAGTCTGAGAGCCGACGCGGAGTGTGTGCATCTTGCGGCTGAGATTCAGAGGGTCAGAAAGAGCGGGCTCACGTTCGCCCCCGAAGCCGGGACTCAGCGCCTGCGCAATGTGATAAACAAAAACGTCACCGAGGATGACCTGCTGAGCGCTGTCGAGGCTGCCGTGGAGCACGGTTGGAGAAGAATTAAGCTTTATTTTATGGTCGGGCTGCCTACCGAGACGGACGAAGACCTTGAAGGTATCGGCAAGCTGGTCACGAGTGTAATCGACATAGGCCGAAGACACAGGGCTCCGCTCGTTCTTAACGTAACGCTCTCGCCCTTCGTGCCCAAGCCGCACACGCCCTTCCAGTGGCGAGCCATGGCCACTTTAGAGGAACTGGAGCGCAAAATTTCCGTTGTGAGGCCGTTTCTAAGAGGCAAGAATATTTCACTTAGCTGGCATGACCCAAAGTGCAGCCGCGTAGAGGCTGCGCTCGCAAGAGGCGACAGACGCCTTGGCAGGGTCATACGCAATGTGTGGGAGCATGGCGGCAAACTCGAACAGGATAATTACGATCACGAGCGCTGGCAGTCTGCATTTGAGTCGGCCGGCCTGGATATTACAGATTTTGCTAATCGTGAAATCCCGAAGGATGCAGGGCTTGCCTGGGATCATATAAATGTGGGCGTATCGAAAGAGTTTCTTGCGCGTGAGGATGAGAGGGCAACGACCGGCGATACTACGCCGGACTGCCGCATAACATGCTCGGCCTGCGGCATTCGCGAGAAGATGGCAGGCCTGAAGTGCCCGCCTCATACTCCAGAGGCAGCCCCTAATCCTCAGCCAAATAATCAATCTAAAATATCAAATACTAAATTTGAACGCGTTATGCTGACGTTCAGCAAGGGTGAGGCCGTCCAATGGCTTGGTCATCTAGATCTGCTGCGAGTATTTGAGCGTGCAGTCAGGATGTCCGGTATAGACATCGCTTACAGCCTGGGGTTCAACCCCCGGGCAAAGATGTCCATTGCATCCGCGCTTCCTCTGGGCGCGACAGCCGGTGCCGAGCTGATTACTCTGAACATTCATCCCCCGATTGACCTCAAGGATATTATCTCAAGGCTTCAAAAGGCTCTGCCCGAGGGGATTAAGTTGCTCGAATCAGAGGTCCTTGCCGAAAATAAGAAAGGACCTGCCATAACCGGCAGCGAACTCATAGTTGAAGTAAGCCTGCCGGACGATCAGCCTGCCGAAAAGTTGCAGACGGCAATCGAGCAGCTTTTGAGCAAGAATGAAATAATTCGTGAGCGCGAAAAGCGCGGTGCTATAGATATTCGCCCCGGAATAGCGTCTATA